From Bdellovibrionota bacterium, one genomic window encodes:
- a CDS encoding sigma-54 dependent transcriptional regulator encodes MRTKHKVLVVDDEKPICEVLSADLLDEGYEVEVANNGEKALKAIETFDPDVVLLDIWMPGKIDGIEVLQTARAKFPNPEFIMMSGHGTIETAVKATKLGAWDFVEKPLSSDRIFILIKNILSFQQERSEKRALLNKLRKNFAIFGHSQPIQDLKKNLAKVAHSDGPCLIQGQMGVGKTLVAQNIHYLSERASQPFVEINCKLVPQDLVDMQIFGFDKKPLIGVDETQKGKLDLVQGGTLYLKEISYLNKDSFAKIAKLIETKTFHRVGSQQTIQADVRIVASTTQELDPKVLAMFATVAMSVPALKDRKDDIPVLVQHFSDFYANESGTRTKNMTDDALETLTAYQWPGNVRELKNFIERVYILVDKDEIETKDLAESGLIVDPDMGAITASNLKIARSIFEKQYILKKLEENNGNVSKTAEMIGLERSHLHRKMKTYGIET; translated from the coding sequence ATGAGAACAAAGCATAAAGTTTTAGTTGTCGATGATGAAAAGCCAATTTGTGAGGTTCTGTCAGCAGATCTTTTGGATGAAGGCTATGAAGTCGAAGTGGCGAACAATGGCGAGAAAGCACTTAAAGCCATCGAAACTTTTGATCCTGATGTGGTGCTTTTAGATATTTGGATGCCAGGTAAAATTGACGGAATCGAAGTTTTACAAACCGCAAGAGCAAAGTTTCCAAATCCGGAATTCATTATGATGTCAGGTCATGGAACAATTGAGACAGCCGTGAAGGCGACAAAATTGGGCGCTTGGGATTTTGTCGAAAAGCCACTTTCTAGCGATCGTATTTTTATTTTGATTAAAAATATTTTAAGTTTCCAACAAGAGCGCAGTGAAAAAAGAGCACTATTAAATAAACTCAGAAAAAACTTTGCAATATTCGGTCATTCACAACCTATTCAGGACTTAAAAAAGAATCTTGCAAAAGTGGCGCACTCCGATGGCCCATGTCTTATCCAAGGTCAAATGGGCGTTGGAAAAACATTGGTGGCGCAGAACATCCATTATCTTTCAGAGAGAGCGAGTCAGCCATTTGTGGAGATCAACTGCAAATTGGTCCCTCAAGATCTCGTGGATATGCAAATTTTCGGTTTCGATAAAAAACCTTTGATTGGTGTCGATGAAACTCAAAAAGGAAAATTGGATCTTGTTCAGGGTGGAACTTTATATTTAAAAGAAATTTCATATCTCAATAAAGATTCATTCGCCAAAATTGCAAAATTGATCGAGACAAAAACTTTTCATAGAGTAGGAAGTCAGCAGACGATTCAGGCTGATGTAAGAATCGTAGCATCGACTACGCAAGAGTTAGATCCAAAAGTATTAGCCATGTTTGCAACTGTAGCAATGTCGGTTCCGGCATTGAAGGACAGAAAAGACGATATCCCCGTTCTCGTTCAACACTTCAGTGACTTTTACGCAAATGAGAGTGGTACAAGAACCAAGAACATGACTGACGATGCTTTAGAAACGTTAACGGCGTATCAATGGCCGGGTAATGTTCGTGAACTTAAAAACTTTATTGAAAGAGTTTATATCTTGGTGGATAAAGACGAAATCGAAACCAAAGACTTGGCAGAATCTGGTTTGATCGTAGATCCCGATATGGGTGCTATCACGGCTTCGAATTTAAAGATCGCAAGATCTATTTTCGAAAAACAATATATTCTAAAAAAACTAGAAGAAAACAACGGCAACGTCAGTAAAACAGCAGAGATGATCGGCCTTGAGCGAAGCCATCTTCACCGAAAAATGAAAACCTACGGAATTGAGACATAA
- the pyrF gene encoding orotidine-5'-phosphate decarboxylase: protein MSNKFDGMKNPIFVALDLDDKEKALDIVSKTKDHVGGFKIGPRLVFRHGTEIISQAAKSAPVFLDFKFLDIPSTMDSAVRAAFEAGSTFVTVHATSGPEALKLLAKTEKELSQKRPFHIFAVTLLTSFSKETLPANYNNDSIQEQILALVEQSVECGIKSFVCSPHELKTLKNKFPQCHFITPGIRSLADSAGDQKRTATPAEALNHGASALVIGRPILQSSDPKQFILDILKSIN, encoded by the coding sequence ATGAGCAATAAATTTGACGGAATGAAAAATCCAATTTTTGTTGCTCTGGACCTAGATGATAAGGAAAAAGCTCTAGATATAGTTTCAAAAACTAAAGATCACGTCGGGGGATTTAAGATTGGTCCTAGGCTCGTTTTCCGCCACGGAACAGAAATCATTTCTCAAGCAGCAAAGTCAGCTCCGGTATTTTTAGACTTTAAATTTTTGGACATTCCATCGACGATGGATAGCGCAGTTCGTGCTGCATTTGAGGCAGGAAGCACGTTCGTGACAGTTCACGCAACTTCAGGTCCGGAAGCTCTCAAGCTCTTAGCAAAAACCGAAAAAGAACTTTCACAAAAAAGGCCATTCCATATTTTTGCTGTCACTCTTCTCACAAGCTTTTCAAAAGAAACATTACCTGCAAACTACAATAATGATTCTATCCAAGAACAAATCTTAGCTCTGGTAGAACAAAGTGTAGAGTGCGGAATCAAGTCCTTCGTTTGCTCGCCACATGAATTAAAAACTCTAAAAAATAAATTCCCTCAATGTCATTTTATTACTCCTGGAATCAGGTCTCTAGCAGATAGCGCTGGGGATCAAAAAAGAACTGCAACGCCTGCTGAGGCATTGAATCACGGAGCTTCCGCTTTAGTAATAGGCAGACCTATACTTCAATCCAGTGACCCCAAACAATTTATATTGGATATTTTAAAAAGCATAAATTAA
- a CDS encoding AhpC/TSA family protein: MHSLPETKIYADGFKLALCTVYNEKAEAIQLRTLWEKQPAILIFLRHFACDACRTHALEIWKSREVYEKKGAKLHFIGNGHPQFMQQFKEMHGLQEASFFTDPKLSAFNAAGFKRGFWIDPGEMHSRGEFLWLATRHAMRKTGSGNVWQLGGVLAICPGGKVTYQFTSQMMGEFAPSGDIPKIVEATEAPDSKKAKQS, from the coding sequence ATGCACTCATTACCAGAAACAAAAATTTATGCTGATGGATTTAAACTCGCACTTTGCACGGTTTATAATGAAAAGGCAGAAGCAATTCAGCTGAGAACTCTCTGGGAAAAACAACCTGCCATTTTGATTTTCCTTCGTCATTTCGCTTGCGATGCTTGTCGTACGCACGCGCTTGAAATTTGGAAAAGCAGAGAAGTCTACGAAAAGAAAGGTGCGAAGCTACATTTCATTGGCAATGGGCACCCTCAATTCATGCAGCAGTTTAAAGAAATGCACGGCCTTCAGGAGGCTTCTTTTTTCACAGACCCAAAGTTATCCGCGTTCAATGCAGCGGGCTTTAAGCGCGGCTTCTGGATCGATCCAGGCGAAATGCACAGTCGTGGTGAATTTTTATGGTTGGCCACAAGACATGCAATGAGAAAAACGGGATCAGGTAATGTCTGGCAACTCGGTGGGGTTTTAGCGATCTGCCCCGGTGGCAAGGTGACTTACCAATTCACCAGCCAAATGATGGGCGAATTCGCTCCATCAGGTGACATTCCAAAGATAGTTGAAGCGACTGAGGCGCCTGACTCTAAAAAGGCAAAACAGTCTTAG
- the rplK gene encoding 50S ribosomal protein L11, with product MAKKITGLVKLQIPAGKANPAPPVGPALGQQGVNIMEFCKQFNARTQKLGDTIVPVIITVYQDRSFTFITKTAPVSILLKQALKLESGSKMPQKDKVGKVTMDQIRKIGEIKLPDLNCMSVESAASQVKGTAKSMGLEIVGE from the coding sequence ATGGCAAAGAAAATAACTGGATTAGTAAAATTACAAATCCCTGCAGGTAAGGCGAATCCCGCACCACCAGTAGGTCCCGCTCTTGGTCAACAAGGCGTGAACATTATGGAGTTCTGTAAGCAATTCAACGCGAGAACTCAAAAATTAGGCGATACTATCGTTCCTGTGATCATCACGGTTTATCAAGATAGATCATTCACATTCATCACTAAGACTGCGCCAGTTTCAATCTTGTTAAAGCAAGCTTTGAAACTTGAGAGTGGATCTAAAATGCCACAAAAAGACAAAGTTGGAAAAGTGACAATGGATCAAATTAGAAAAATCGGTGAAATTAAATTGCCAGATTTAAACTGTATGTCAGTTGAATCTGCTGCAAGCCAAGTTAAAGGTACTGCTAAGAGCATGGGCCTTGAGATCGTAGGAGAATAA
- a CDS encoding proline--tRNA ligase: protein MKWSKTHIFTLREAPADAELASHKLLMRGGYVKKIAPGIFVYNDLALRVIRKIEQIVRKEMNKYATEILMPMVQPRELWDETKRWSQMSELLKFKNRADQWFCLGGTHEEVVTDVVRTDVKSYRDLPKFLYQIQTKYRDEIRPRYGLMRAREFIMKDAYSFDTTVEDAHKSYDHMYTAYNNIYKEMGLDFRVVQADAGNIGGSKTHEFQVLAEAGEDYLLVAGDAAYNVEIAPLESKLTSTGEAAKSPEEFATPGLKTIDDLSKSLNVKHEDLVKTLFVKDDDGKPICILLRGSDELNPVKVKNLLKLGNPPEFMSDEEVKQLTGASPGSCGPQGLKLRILMDSFLKNRTNFTVGANKDGYHTRNINPERDFKVTHTADLRLAKEGDLAPNGQLYKAYKGIEVGHIFYLGTKYSEAMKANYLDKNGRTQSIEMGCYGIGVSRTMQAAIEQNHDANGIIWPKEISPYQVHIAVLDPKDEKVMAQAQKLHDALQERGHEVLLDDRDERPGIKFKDADLLGFPIRVNIGKKGLENNEVDLVIRKTGEQTKMTPDQIYPQILEILK from the coding sequence ATGAAATGGTCAAAGACACATATATTTACCTTAAGAGAGGCACCGGCAGATGCAGAACTCGCATCTCATAAACTTTTGATGAGAGGTGGTTACGTTAAGAAAATTGCGCCCGGTATTTTTGTATATAACGATTTGGCTCTCAGAGTGATCCGCAAAATTGAGCAAATCGTTAGAAAAGAAATGAATAAGTACGCAACAGAAATACTCATGCCGATGGTGCAACCGCGGGAATTATGGGATGAGACAAAAAGATGGTCACAGATGAGTGAGCTTTTAAAATTCAAGAATCGTGCGGACCAATGGTTTTGTTTGGGTGGAACTCACGAAGAGGTTGTGACGGATGTAGTGAGAACGGATGTAAAATCCTACCGTGATTTGCCAAAATTTTTATATCAAATTCAAACCAAATACAGAGATGAAATTCGTCCCAGATACGGATTGATGCGTGCTCGAGAATTCATTATGAAGGATGCATATTCTTTTGATACCACAGTGGAAGATGCGCATAAGAGTTATGATCACATGTACACGGCTTACAACAATATCTACAAAGAAATGGGTTTGGACTTCAGAGTGGTGCAAGCCGATGCAGGAAATATTGGTGGAAGCAAGACCCATGAATTCCAAGTTCTGGCAGAAGCTGGAGAAGATTATTTATTGGTGGCAGGGGATGCTGCTTACAACGTGGAAATCGCTCCATTGGAGTCTAAGCTCACATCCACTGGTGAAGCTGCAAAATCTCCAGAAGAATTCGCCACTCCAGGTTTAAAAACCATCGACGACCTTTCCAAATCACTTAACGTTAAGCACGAAGACTTAGTGAAAACCCTCTTTGTCAAAGATGACGATGGCAAACCGATCTGCATTCTCTTAAGGGGATCAGATGAATTGAATCCCGTAAAAGTAAAAAACTTATTGAAACTGGGAAATCCGCCAGAATTCATGTCCGATGAAGAAGTTAAGCAACTCACGGGAGCTTCGCCAGGGAGCTGTGGGCCTCAAGGTTTGAAGCTTCGTATTCTCATGGACAGTTTTCTTAAAAATCGCACAAACTTCACTGTGGGAGCAAATAAAGACGGATATCACACTAGGAATATCAATCCCGAAAGAGATTTCAAAGTCACTCACACGGCAGACTTGAGACTTGCCAAAGAAGGTGACCTTGCTCCCAATGGTCAGCTTTATAAGGCTTACAAAGGGATTGAAGTGGGTCACATTTTCTATCTGGGAACAAAGTATTCTGAAGCTATGAAAGCTAATTATCTCGATAAAAATGGCAGAACTCAATCCATCGAAATGGGATGTTACGGAATCGGCGTTTCCAGAACGATGCAGGCCGCGATCGAACAAAATCACGATGCCAACGGCATCATATGGCCCAAAGAAATTTCTCCTTACCAAGTTCACATCGCAGTTCTTGATCCGAAGGACGAAAAAGTTATGGCCCAAGCTCAAAAACTTCACGATGCTCTTCAAGAAAGAGGCCACGAAGTTCTACTCGATGATCGTGATGAGAGACCAGGAATCAAATTTAAGGACGCTGATCTCCTAGGTTTCCCAATTAGAGTAAACATTGGTAAAAAAGGTTTAGAAAACAACGAAGTAGATTTAGTTATAAGAAAAACTGGAGAGCAAACAAAAATGACTCCAGATCAAATTTATCCACAAATCTTAGAGATTTTAAAGTAG
- the secE gene encoding preprotein translocase subunit SecE yields MDQTNKKVITVGFLAAGALTAYVLNVLIQLLQASVSFFARLAENDLFTHGLPVGAGILVFLFLQFNPKTVKWADEVVTEIRKMVWRTMKDTVAVTIAVCIMVIISGILLGFLDFLSGKVINYLVSL; encoded by the coding sequence ATGGATCAAACGAATAAAAAAGTCATAACAGTTGGCTTCTTAGCTGCCGGCGCACTCACTGCATACGTATTGAATGTGTTGATTCAGCTTTTGCAAGCTTCTGTCAGTTTTTTCGCTAGACTCGCTGAAAACGACCTTTTTACACACGGCCTTCCTGTAGGTGCAGGTATCCTCGTTTTCTTGTTTCTTCAATTCAATCCTAAAACGGTAAAGTGGGCTGACGAAGTCGTTACTGAAATCCGTAAGATGGTTTGGAGAACAATGAAGGACACTGTCGCAGTAACAATTGCGGTTTGTATCATGGTGATCATTTCTGGAATACTTCTTGGCTTCCTTGATTTCTTATCGGGAAAAGTCATTAACTATTTAGTGTCACTGTAA
- the rplL gene encoding 50S ribosomal protein L7/L12, whose translation MSLSQDQVVDYLSGLPVTEIAKLITTLEEKWGVKASSGVAMAAAPGAGAAPTEEQTEFTVMLMDAGANKINVIKEVRALTGLGLKEAKDLVEGAPKAVKEGVTKEDSEKMKKQLEAAGAKVTVK comes from the coding sequence ATGTCATTATCACAAGACCAAGTAGTAGATTATCTATCAGGTTTACCTGTAACTGAAATTGCAAAACTTATCACAACTCTAGAAGAGAAGTGGGGAGTTAAAGCTTCTTCTGGCGTAGCTATGGCTGCAGCACCTGGAGCAGGGGCAGCACCAACTGAAGAGCAAACTGAATTCACAGTTATGCTAATGGATGCTGGCGCTAACAAAATTAACGTAATTAAAGAAGTAAGAGCATTAACTGGTTTAGGCTTAAAAGAAGCTAAAGATCTAGTTGAAGGCGCTCCGAAAGCCGTTAAAGAAGGCGTTACAAAAGAAGATTCAGAAAAAATGAAGAAGCAATTAGAAGCTGCTGGCGCGAAAGTAACAGTTAAGTAA
- the rplA gene encoding 50S ribosomal protein L1, with translation MAGKKYAEASKKVNRDNKYTVDEAFALAVETSIAKFNESIDVSVNLGVDAKQSDQQVRGAVTLPHGLGKEVKILVFAKGDKEREAKEAGADFVGSDDLIEKIQGGWLGFDKAIATPDMMVAVSKVARVLGPRGLMPNPKVGTVTFDLAKTIAAEKKGKLDFRIEKAGIVQVSVGKKDMGKDKLKDNFMSFLTALMKAKPATSKGNYINAITVSSTMGPGIKVDINKAQAQATASTT, from the coding sequence ATGGCTGGAAAAAAATACGCGGAAGCGTCTAAAAAAGTAAATAGAGATAACAAGTACACTGTTGATGAAGCATTTGCTTTAGCTGTTGAAACCTCAATCGCAAAGTTCAATGAATCCATCGACGTATCGGTAAACCTTGGCGTAGATGCAAAGCAATCTGATCAACAAGTTCGTGGAGCTGTAACACTTCCTCACGGTCTTGGAAAAGAAGTTAAGATTCTTGTGTTTGCAAAAGGCGACAAAGAAAGAGAAGCAAAAGAAGCCGGAGCTGATTTCGTAGGATCTGACGATCTAATCGAAAAAATTCAAGGTGGGTGGTTAGGTTTCGATAAAGCTATAGCAACTCCTGACATGATGGTTGCTGTTTCTAAAGTAGCAAGAGTATTAGGTCCAAGAGGACTTATGCCGAATCCAAAAGTTGGAACAGTAACTTTTGATTTAGCAAAAACAATTGCTGCTGAGAAAAAAGGTAAACTGGATTTCAGAATCGAAAAAGCTGGTATCGTACAAGTTTCTGTAGGTAAAAAAGATATGGGCAAAGATAAGTTAAAAGACAATTTCATGTCTTTCTTAACTGCGCTTATGAAAGCAAAGCCTGCAACAAGCAAAGGGAACTACATCAACGCAATCACTGTGTCTTCTACAATGGGCCCAGGAATTAAAGTTGATATTAACAAAGCACAAGCGCAAGCAACTGCTTCAACTACGTAA
- the tuf gene encoding elongation factor Tu produces MAKAKFERKKPHVNIGTIGHVDHGKTSLTAAITKVLAESGGAEFKAYDMIDNAPEERERGITISTTHVEYETANRHYAHVDCPGHADYVKNMITGAAQMDGAILVVSAADGPMPQTREHILLARQVGVPAMVVFMNKVDMVDDKELLDLVEMEVRDLLNKYDFPGDDIPIVKGSALKALEGDKGDIGYGAITKLMAEVDRYIPQPVRALDKPFLMPVEDVFSISGRGTVVTGRIERGRINVNDEIEIVGLAVTQKTTVTGVEMFRKLLDYGEAGDNVGALLRGTKKEDVQRGQVLAAPGTIKPHKKFKAEVYVLTKEEGGRHTPFFNGYRPQFYFRTTDVTGVVSLKGGTEMVMPGDRTEVNVELIAPIAMEKELRFAIREGGRTIGAGVVTEIVE; encoded by the coding sequence ATGGCTAAGGCTAAATTTGAAAGAAAAAAGCCCCACGTTAACATCGGAACTATTGGTCACGTGGATCATGGTAAGACATCGTTAACAGCTGCGATTACAAAAGTATTAGCAGAATCTGGTGGAGCTGAATTTAAAGCATACGATATGATCGACAATGCTCCAGAAGAAAGAGAAAGAGGGATTACGATCTCTACAACTCACGTTGAGTATGAAACTGCAAACAGACACTACGCACACGTAGATTGTCCAGGTCACGCCGATTACGTTAAAAACATGATCACAGGTGCTGCTCAGATGGACGGAGCAATTCTAGTTGTCTCTGCTGCTGACGGACCTATGCCACAAACTCGTGAACACATTCTTCTTGCTCGTCAAGTAGGTGTTCCTGCGATGGTTGTATTCATGAACAAAGTAGACATGGTTGATGATAAAGAATTATTAGACCTAGTTGAAATGGAAGTTCGTGATCTTCTAAATAAATATGATTTCCCAGGTGATGATATTCCAATCGTAAAAGGTTCTGCTCTTAAAGCTCTTGAAGGCGATAAAGGCGACATCGGATACGGTGCTATCACTAAATTGATGGCTGAAGTAGATCGTTACATTCCACAACCAGTAAGAGCGCTTGATAAGCCGTTCCTAATGCCAGTGGAAGACGTTTTCTCAATCTCTGGTCGTGGTACAGTTGTTACTGGCCGTATCGAGAGAGGCAGAATTAACGTGAACGACGAAATCGAAATCGTTGGTTTAGCTGTAACTCAAAAAACGACTGTGACAGGTGTTGAGATGTTCAGAAAACTTCTTGATTACGGTGAAGCAGGGGATAACGTTGGAGCTCTATTACGTGGTACTAAGAAAGAAGATGTACAACGTGGTCAAGTTCTTGCTGCTCCAGGCACTATTAAGCCGCACAAGAAATTCAAAGCTGAAGTTTACGTATTAACTAAAGAAGAAGGTGGAAGACATACTCCATTCTTCAACGGTTACCGTCCACAGTTCTACTTCAGAACTACAGACGTAACTGGTGTTGTATCACTTAAAGGTGGAACTGAAATGGTTATGCCAGGTGATAGAACTGAAGTTAACGTAGAGCTTATTGCTCCGATCGCAATGGAAAAAGAATTGCGTTTCGCTATCCGTGAGGGTGGTAGAACTATCGGTGCAGGTGTTGTTACAGAAATCGTTGAGTAA
- a CDS encoding RNA methyltransferase, translated as MRKIVGLHSVNEVFKIRPDKIKLVTLKRDYEFTPELKELHAIATGRKIPVKVTSVNEIDKICEGNQGVMIEVAGEPEFPWEKLKGEDPSLVLGLDGLEDPQNLGNILRTAWLLNTKGILITESKSVGLTPSVCKIASGGAEHVGVETYNQLFQPLKQLKEQGFWIYGFSEKAEKSIWNTEFHHKCVIVAGSEMKGMRPQTLKECDELIKIPQIDVHASLNVATSISIGIAEFNRQHIKT; from the coding sequence ATGAGAAAAATTGTAGGCCTTCATTCAGTCAACGAAGTTTTTAAAATTCGTCCCGATAAAATTAAATTGGTAACTCTAAAAAGAGACTACGAATTCACTCCAGAATTAAAAGAGCTTCATGCGATCGCTACAGGTAGAAAAATTCCCGTTAAAGTCACTTCGGTGAATGAAATCGACAAAATTTGCGAAGGCAATCAAGGTGTCATGATTGAAGTTGCTGGCGAACCAGAATTTCCATGGGAAAAATTAAAAGGTGAAGATCCTTCTCTTGTTCTAGGTCTTGATGGATTAGAAGACCCGCAAAACTTAGGAAATATTTTAAGAACAGCATGGCTTCTCAATACAAAAGGAATTCTCATTACAGAGAGTAAATCCGTTGGTCTTACTCCGTCAGTTTGTAAGATCGCGAGCGGTGGGGCAGAGCATGTTGGTGTTGAAACTTACAACCAACTTTTTCAACCACTAAAGCAATTAAAGGAACAAGGCTTCTGGATTTATGGGTTCAGCGAAAAAGCAGAAAAAAGTATCTGGAATACGGAATTTCATCACAAATGCGTTATTGTAGCAGGTTCGGAGATGAAAGGTATGCGTCCACAAACCCTGAAAGAATGTGACGAACTTATAAAAATCCCTCAAATCGATGTTCACGCCAGTTTGAACGTTGCAACTTCGATTTCCATCGGAATTGCAGAATTTAATAGGCAACATATTAAAACTTAA
- the nusG gene encoding transcription termination/antitermination protein NusG produces MDKKWYVVNIHSGFEAQAKASLQERIKRHNLDTQFGEILIPSENVVQLVKGKKQTRSKKFFPGYMFVEMEMNEQTWMLVKGTNKVSGFVGNKTTPQAVPPEEVARVTKQAEQGAEKPKAKVDFSEGESVRVVDGPFSNFNGTVEEINIEKEKVKVLVSIFGRPTPVELDFVQVVKSE; encoded by the coding sequence GTGGATAAAAAATGGTACGTTGTAAACATTCATTCAGGTTTTGAAGCGCAAGCGAAAGCTTCTCTTCAAGAAAGAATTAAAAGACATAATTTGGATACACAATTTGGTGAGATTCTAATTCCGTCTGAGAATGTTGTTCAGCTAGTTAAAGGTAAGAAACAAACACGATCTAAAAAGTTCTTTCCTGGCTACATGTTTGTAGAAATGGAAATGAATGAGCAAACTTGGATGCTTGTGAAAGGTACGAACAAAGTTTCTGGCTTTGTTGGTAACAAAACAACTCCTCAAGCCGTTCCACCTGAAGAAGTAGCGAGAGTTACTAAGCAGGCAGAACAAGGCGCAGAAAAACCTAAAGCGAAAGTGGATTTTTCAGAAGGTGAATCTGTAAGAGTGGTTGATGGACCTTTCAGTAATTTCAATGGAACGGTTGAAGAGATCAACATTGAAAAAGAGAAAGTAAAAGTATTGGTCAGCATCTTTGGTCGTCCAACACCAGTGGAACTTGATTTCGTTCAAGTTGTTAAAAGCGAATAA
- the rplJ gene encoding 50S ribosomal protein L10, giving the protein MDKAKKGQEIADISEKFSRAKAAFLVDFKGMNVEQVTNLRKKLYATKSEMRVVRNTLAKRALKDYPAQATALNEGFTGTNAIVFAYGDASASAKSLSEFGKDVETLDIKLGVMDGQALDRDMIKYLATLPPLEVLRAQFLGTLAAPMQKFVSTLAAPGTQFVSLLKAYENKQANG; this is encoded by the coding sequence ATGGATAAAGCTAAAAAAGGCCAAGAGATAGCTGACATTTCTGAAAAATTCAGCCGTGCGAAAGCAGCATTTCTAGTGGACTTTAAAGGCATGAACGTTGAGCAAGTTACGAATCTTCGTAAAAAGCTTTACGCTACGAAATCAGAAATGAGAGTAGTGCGTAACACTCTTGCTAAACGCGCACTGAAGGATTATCCAGCTCAAGCTACTGCTCTTAACGAAGGATTCACTGGCACAAACGCCATCGTGTTTGCTTACGGAGATGCATCTGCTTCAGCTAAATCATTATCTGAATTTGGTAAAGATGTGGAAACACTCGATATCAAGTTAGGAGTGATGGATGGTCAGGCATTAGACAGAGATATGATTAAGTATCTCGCGACATTGCCGCCACTAGAAGTACTAAGAGCTCAGTTCCTTGGTACACTTGCAGCACCTATGCAGAAATTTGTTTCTACATTGGCTGCTCCTGGTACGCAATTCGTTAGCTTATTAAAAGCTTACGAAAATAAACAAGCGAACGGATAA